Genomic window (Leptolyngbyaceae cyanobacterium):
AACTGATGCAAAAGCTACAGAACTTAATATTGGTTTTCAGCCAGAATAATTAAAATCACTCTGGCCTGCTTTTAGTCTTTTTAAACAACCAAAGATTTAGCAATCTCCCTTATTTTTTAGGGTGACGCTTTAAATAAAAAATGTTATTTTAGACAAAGGGCCACCAACTTCCCCTCTCTTTTTGAGGGTAAGCAAGTGAATATTGCCCTTTCATTAAATTATTACAGTATTCGACAAAAATTAAGAATTTAAATTACTAATTGATCTATGGATACGCGAAAAAAAAAGGTAAATATTAGGGGGGATACACGGAAGACGCTGCTGTATGATTCAACTAGCAGCTTATCCCCCTGGCTATATCAAAAATTTATCAGTATGATAAATCGATTCTTGTTTGGAGAATTTGTAAAGAAATAATAAGAATTTGATTAATTTAAATAGATCGATCGCAATTTTCTTTTTCTACATATATTCCCTAAGGCTGACGCCGATCGGTCAATACTACCAAAGACAGAAAAAGTTTTGATAAAAAAGTCGATCGACTGGCTCTTAGAGTAAGGTATTGGAGTAGGAGATGTCCCTGATTCCTGAAAAAACGGAGCATATGAACGAAGTTGGCGAACAATCCCGCGCTAATTGCCAAGAAACATCAGCAGAAGCAGAAAACCCCTGCTTTTCCCAGGAAGAACTAGCCGCCTGCAAGGTAGCACAAGCAGAACGCCAGTATTACAAAGAATTGTTCGAGTTGGCACCGGACGGCTACTTAGTAACCGATGCACGAGGCGTAATTCAGGAAGGTAACCGCGCCGCAGCTAATCTGCTCAAAGTTTCTCAGGAATTCTTAGTAGCTAAACCCTTAGTAATTTTCGTTGCCGAATCACAGCGTCGTTTGTTTCAATCGAAACTAAGTAGACGGTTGCGTCAAAGCACCCCAGTACAAGAATGGGATGTGCTTTTAGAGTCCGGGGATGGTGAACTGATTAACGCTACTTTGAGGGTGACAGTGATTCGCGATCGCGAAGACAAACCGATAGCTTTGGGTTGGTTATTGCGGGATATCACCGATCGCAAACAAGTAGAAGCTGCATTAAGAAAAAGAAAGCGTTTAATTCAACAAATTGCCGATACAACTCCTAATTTAATTTATATTTTCGATCTCAACCAAAACCGTAACATTTATATTAATCGCCAAGCATATGTCTGCCTGGGTTACACTCCATCCGAAATCCAATCCATGAAATCGGCTTTTTTTACAGAAGTTTTTCACCATGAATGTTTACCAAAATTAGCCGAAATAAAACAACGATTTTTAAAAGCCAAAGATGGTGAAATATTACAACATGAATTACTCTTAAAAAACGCCAAAAATGAATGGCGCTGGCTGCACACTTGGGATATTGTATTTACCAGAAATAGTGATGGTACTCCCCAACAAATACTAGGTACAGCCATCGACATTACCGAGCGAAAACAAGCAGAAGAAGATAGTTTGTTGTTAGAAAAAGATCGGGAATGCAGCCAATGGCAAAATCGGTTTTTCAGTATGGCATCTCATGATTTTCGTACACCCCTTAGCACGATTTTAGCCTCTGCTCAGTTGCTAGAAAATGCCAAAGAGGAATTACCAAAAGAAAAGATGCTCAGAAATATTCAGAGAATTCAAGCATCTGCAAAAATGATGACTCAATTATTGGATGATATTTTAACAATTAATCGAGCCGAAACAGGCCAATTAAAGGTTAACCGAAAAATTACTAATTTAGCCAAAGTTTGCCAGGAAATAGTCGAAAATATTCAGTTAAGAGAAGGCATAAACCACCAGATAAATTTTTATCATCAAGGTGAATGCCATCAGGCTTTTATAGATGAAAAGATCGTGATAACGATTTTACGCAATTTACTGTCTAATGCCATTAAGTATTCACCGCAAGGGGGAAGCATTTATTTTGCTCTTATTTGCGAAGCACCAGCTGATGGGAAGCCAGAAAAAATCAATATTTTTCGCATTATCGATCGCGGTATTGGCATTTCTTTCAAAGATCGAAAACATTTATTTGAACCTTTCTATCGCGGTAAAAATGTCGGTCTCATCCCAGGTTCTGGATTGGGGTTAACTGTGGTGAAAAAGTACGTAGATTTACACAGTGGAAATATTACTGTAGAAAGTGAAATCGGGGTTGGTACGACTTTCACCGTTACGATTCCATTTCTAGTTACCCAATAGTATGTCAATAGCTAATATCGTTCTTAATT
Coding sequences:
- a CDS encoding PAS domain-containing sensor histidine kinase, which codes for MSLIPEKTEHMNEVGEQSRANCQETSAEAENPCFSQEELAACKVAQAERQYYKELFELAPDGYLVTDARGVIQEGNRAAANLLKVSQEFLVAKPLVIFVAESQRRLFQSKLSRRLRQSTPVQEWDVLLESGDGELINATLRVTVIRDREDKPIALGWLLRDITDRKQVEAALRKRKRLIQQIADTTPNLIYIFDLNQNRNIYINRQAYVCLGYTPSEIQSMKSAFFTEVFHHECLPKLAEIKQRFLKAKDGEILQHELLLKNAKNEWRWLHTWDIVFTRNSDGTPQQILGTAIDITERKQAEEDSLLLEKDRECSQWQNRFFSMASHDFRTPLSTILASAQLLENAKEELPKEKMLRNIQRIQASAKMMTQLLDDILTINRAETGQLKVNRKITNLAKVCQEIVENIQLREGINHQINFYHQGECHQAFIDEKIVITILRNLLSNAIKYSPQGGSIYFALICEAPADGKPEKINIFRIIDRGIGISFKDRKHLFEPFYRGKNVGLIPGSGLGLTVVKKYVDLHSGNITVESEIGVGTTFTVTIPFLVTQ